One region of Macadamia integrifolia cultivar HAES 741 chromosome 11, SCU_Mint_v3, whole genome shotgun sequence genomic DNA includes:
- the LOC122093175 gene encoding uncharacterized protein LOC122093175, with the protein MASHHPSEPDSGSADSVTSSPRSDQLPPSQHKQHDELHPRVRFMCSFGGRILPRPHDNQLRYVGGDTRMVAVHRTTRFSALLAKLSKLSGSTDITIKYQLPNEELDALITVSTDEDVENMMEEYDRLIQGSNSKTARLRLFLFPVNGSCSSASSLSSIIDGQSKRVREHWFFDALNGGGTPSLERGRSEVSSIVSEVPDYLFGFDNSDELKLKTRPVLTENVSFSDPGSPAPATSSPYGSTSSQHCVPSIPDLPPVKIKLEDPNRVSDSRESQIDSFRETSDQPVSRRTGYTDNTTWQYFPASHLPGPAVQPMHVYYVPSPVPPGIVPAAAAPVPATYVQRFPVGFGHQVHGVGQVYGGGVKAVRAMEAYEYPPAGVVHEVLNQQQAYYAARNPGMIPSYPAAAAVVPSRAAELQATGTDTKIGRVSQP; encoded by the coding sequence ATGGCGTCACACCACCCATCCGAGCCTGATTCTGGCTCGGCGGACTCCGTGACTTCGTCCCCACGATCGGACCAACTGCCGCCTTCACAACACAAACAACATGACGAGCTGCATCCACGTGTTAGGTTCATGTGCAGTTTCGGCGGTCGGATACTCCCACGCCCCCACGACAACCAACTCAGATACGTCGGAGGCGATACACGTATGGTGGCGGTTCACCGTACCACCAGGTTCTCAGCCCTCCTCGCCAAACTTTCCAAGCTCTCTGGCTCCACCGATATCACAATCAAATACCAACTCCCCAACGAAGAACTTGACGCCTTGATCACCGTCTCCACCGACGAAGACGTCGAGAATATGATGGAAGAGTACGACCGCCTCATCCAAGGCTCTAACTCTAAGACCGCTCGTCTTCGGCTCTTCCTCTTCCCCGTCAACGGCTCCTGCTCCAGCGCCAGCAGCCTTAGCTCCATCATCGACGGTCAATCTAAGCGCGTCCGTGAGCACTGGTTCTTCGACGCGCTTAACGGTGGTGGCACGCCTTCCTTGGAACGCGGCCGGTCTGAAGTTTCCTCTATCGTCTCCGAAGTCCCCGATTATCTCTTCGGCTTCGATAACTCAGACGAGCTCAAACTGAAAACCAGGCCCGTTTTGACCGAGAACGTATCATTTTCCGATCCTGGTTCGCCGGCCCCGGCGACTTCCTCTCCCTACGGATCAACCTCATCGCAGCACTGCGTTCCGTCAATCCCTGATCTTCCACCAGTCAAGATCAAATTAGAGGACCCTAATCGTGTGAGTGACTCAAGGGAAAGCCAAATTGATAGTTTCAGGGAGACAAGTGATCAGCCGGTTTCACGGCGAACTGGGTACACGGATAACACTACATGGCAGTACTTCCCGGCGAGTCACTTACCAGGTCCGGCAGTCCAACCGATGCATGTCTACTACGTGCCCAGTCCTGTGCCGCCGGGTATAGTTCCCGCTGCAGCAGCTCCGGTGCCGGCAACTTACGTTCAGAGATTCCCGGTGGGATTCGGACATCAAGTCCATGGTGTGGGTCAGGTGTACGGTGGGGGAGTGAAGGCGGTTAGAGCAATGGAAGCTTATGAATACCCGCCAGCTGGAGTGGTTCACGAAGTGTTGAACCAGCAGCAGGCATATTACGCGGCGAGGAATCCAGGGATGATTCCGTCTTACCCTGCTGCCGCCGCGGTGGTCCCTTCTCGGGCTGCCGAGTTGCAGGCGACTGGTACTGACACGAAGATCGGTCGCGTATCGCAACCTTAA
- the LOC122093315 gene encoding putative cyclin-D6-1 produces MEDFDLENPLKNSQEHQSDTIPALFAAESDHMPCDYYFQSIKTKELDVSVRQEAVSLILQAQFSCCFDPLIPYLAVNYLDRFIAAQGNPQGEPWILKLIAMSCLSLAAKMMKTDFNLIDFQRGEGFIFDTDTIQRMELLILGALNWRMRSITPFSFVHFFLSLFMMKDPPLRDALKTRAKEIIFKAQNEIKLLEFKPSIIAASALLSASHELFPIQFPSFRKAISCCVFVNKESLFDCCNVMQGIVIDGYESVFDVVSSSDTPANVLDLHCSSSDSDKTLSIATTTVRAERDLRRRKRTTTTSYDISNNTKPKGRVE; encoded by the exons ATGGAGGATTTCGATCTTGAGAATCCGTTAAAGAACTCCCAAGAACATCAATCCGATACGATTCCAGCACTTTTCGCCGCAGAATCAGATCATATGCCATGCGACTACTACTTTCAGAGCATCAAAACCAAGGAGTTGGATGTTTCCGTTCGTCAAGAGGCAGTTTCGTTGATTCTACAg GCGCAGTTCTCCTGTTGCTTCGATCCGTTAATACCGTATCTGGCCGTAAATTACCTCGATCGGTTCATCGCTGCACAAGGAAATCCG CAAGGGGAGCCGTGGATCCTGAAGCTTATAGCTATGTCTTGCCTCTCTTTGGCGGCGAAGATGATGAAAACTGACTTCAACCTGATCGATTTTCAG AGGGGAGAAGGTTTCATCTTCGATACAGACACTATACAGAGAATGGAACTCCTGATTCTCGGAGCTCTGAACTGGCGAATGCGCTCAATAACTCCATTTTCATTCGTGCATTTCTTCCTGTCTTTATTCATGATGAAAGATCCACCGCTAAGGGATGCTCTCAAAACCAGAGCTAAAGAGATCATCTTTAAAGCTCAAAACG AAATCAAGCTTCTCGAGTTCAAACCATCGATAATAGCAGCGTCTGCGCTCCTCTCTGCTTCTCATGAGCTATTTCCCATTCAATTTCCTAGTTTCAGAAAAGCCATTTCCTGTTGTGTTTTTGTAAACAAA GAAAGCCTGTTCGATTGCTGCAATGTCATGCAGGGCATAGTAATTGACGGCTACGAGTCCGTTTTTGATGTGGTATCGAGCTCGGACACGCCAGCCaatgtgcttgatcttcattGCTCAAGCTCGGATAGCGATAAGACTCTATCAATCGCCACAACTACCGTAAGAGCGGAGAGGGACCTCCGACGGCGAAAG AGGACGACGACGACGTCGTACGACATCAGCAACAACACAAAGccgaaaggaagagtagagtaa